Proteins found in one Bremerella volcania genomic segment:
- the ettA gene encoding energy-dependent translational throttle protein EttA, protein MSKKYIFQMEQLTKKIGPREILKEVWLAFYPGAKIGVLGRNGAGKSTLLKIMAGIDKEFDGEARLSDGFTVGYLPQEPQLDESKNVLENVEQAVAERRGLLTRFNEITGKLGEELPEDEMNALYEEMASLQDKIEATNSWELDREIEIAMSAMNLPEPESGVTNLSGGERRRVALCQLLLRKPDLLLLDEPTNHLDAESILWLEHHLAEYPGTIVAVTHDRYFLDNVAGWILELDRGKGIPFEGNYSSWLEQKQKRLAVEEKQSEARQKTLQKELEWIRSSAKAKQSKGKARINAYEKLVAEQYEDQPDEFEIQIPSGKRLGDQVIDVKNVNKGFGDRLLVEDLNFRLPPGGIVGIIGPNGAGKTTLFRMLTGQDTPDSGEIVIGDTVELGYVDQSRDALDPDKTVFQEISGGHDTIELGKRKINARAYVSRFNFKGPDQEKKVGVLSGGERNRVHLATLLRRGSNVLLLDEPTNDLDVDTLRALEEAILNYAGCVVVTSHDRWFLDRIATHILAFEGDGYVHWCEGNFDTYERQRKERLGVSADEPHRFKYKKLQR, encoded by the coding sequence ATGAGCAAGAAATACATCTTCCAGATGGAACAACTGACCAAGAAGATTGGTCCTCGCGAGATATTAAAGGAAGTCTGGCTAGCATTCTATCCAGGTGCAAAAATTGGAGTTCTTGGCCGCAATGGGGCCGGAAAATCGACCCTGCTCAAGATCATGGCGGGGATCGATAAGGAATTTGACGGAGAAGCCCGTCTTAGTGATGGTTTTACGGTAGGCTATTTGCCGCAAGAGCCGCAGCTCGATGAGAGCAAGAATGTGCTCGAGAACGTCGAGCAGGCGGTCGCTGAACGCCGTGGTTTGCTGACGCGTTTTAACGAGATTACCGGCAAGCTGGGCGAGGAGTTGCCCGAAGACGAGATGAATGCCCTCTACGAAGAGATGGCAAGCTTGCAGGACAAGATCGAGGCGACCAACAGTTGGGAACTCGATCGCGAAATCGAAATCGCCATGAGCGCGATGAACCTGCCGGAGCCAGAGTCGGGCGTCACCAACTTGTCTGGTGGTGAACGCCGGCGTGTCGCTTTGTGTCAGCTGCTGCTTCGCAAGCCGGACCTGCTGCTGTTGGACGAACCAACGAACCACTTGGACGCCGAATCGATTCTGTGGCTCGAGCATCACCTGGCCGAATACCCCGGTACGATCGTCGCCGTGACCCACGATCGTTACTTTTTGGATAACGTCGCTGGCTGGATTCTGGAACTCGACCGCGGCAAAGGCATTCCGTTCGAGGGGAACTACTCGTCGTGGCTCGAGCAGAAGCAGAAGCGTCTGGCCGTCGAAGAGAAGCAAAGCGAAGCCCGCCAGAAGACCCTGCAAAAGGAATTGGAGTGGATCCGCTCTTCCGCCAAGGCGAAGCAGTCCAAAGGGAAGGCCCGTATCAACGCCTACGAAAAGCTGGTCGCCGAGCAATACGAAGACCAGCCCGACGAATTTGAAATCCAGATCCCTTCGGGCAAGCGACTGGGGGATCAGGTCATCGACGTCAAAAACGTCAACAAAGGCTTCGGCGATCGGCTGTTGGTCGAAGACCTCAACTTCCGCCTGCCCCCTGGGGGTATCGTCGGGATCATCGGTCCTAACGGTGCCGGTAAGACGACGCTGTTCCGCATGCTGACCGGTCAAGACACGCCGGACTCGGGTGAAATCGTGATCGGCGATACGGTCGAACTCGGCTACGTCGATCAGTCGCGCGACGCGCTCGATCCCGACAAGACCGTCTTTCAGGAGATCAGCGGAGGTCACGACACGATCGAACTGGGCAAACGCAAGATCAACGCCCGGGCGTACGTCTCGCGCTTCAACTTCAAAGGCCCCGACCAGGAAAAGAAGGTCGGCGTACTCTCGGGTGGTGAACGCAACCGGGTGCACCTGGCCACGCTTCTGCGTCGCGGATCGAACGTCCTGCTGTTGGACGAACCGACGAATGACTTGGACGTCGATACGTTGCGGGCGCTGGAAGAAGCCATTTTGAACTATGCCGGCTGCGTGGTCGTCACGAGCCACGATCGCTGGTTTCTGGATCGGATTGCCACGCATATCCTGGCCTTTGAAGGGGATGGCTACGTCCACTGGTGTGAAGGAAACTTCGACACCTACGAGCGTCAGCGGAAAGAACGTCTGGGAGTCAGCGCTGACGAGCCCCATCGATTCAAGTACAAGAAGTTGCAGCGCTAG
- a CDS encoding PLP-dependent aminotransferase family protein: MSDSPVNRIPSISQLMELRPLKDLAHKVSSSTVAEGVKAYLQPYQKMAMEAAPTLPYASLQSLASEISDWILGQRGLSRPEVINATGQVLGADFPTGPIAEEILVQAHARRHDYRQATAQENYRQAIEQLLCEMTGAEAALVVSDRQAAVYLLAQALSGQKTLVPRSQMSATFDRIAVPKLLEEAGVQEVGSSNAIDLASLAGEIESSAENLLWLDKTNFSVSGANVVPPTLEAIGALKTSGVSLWAMLGVAGLLPDEIHEDLGLCSGKQALEAGADAALVGAGFLLGGPGCAIVLGKAECVSKLSKLPIAQYLQAPPASLAELEVALRIHQSGQRVDDRIPVMSLLSTSEENLDLRATRLADQLAVSPWIAEAVTGSAETFVLPGGIKLPSRHVTLKAAPDAADTLQTQLQGFPAVACWSQNAEEVVLDLRTLFPRNDAQLVSKLVPENNTIEGGDRGNAEK; this comes from the coding sequence ATGTCGGATTCACCTGTCAATCGTATTCCTTCCATCTCACAGCTGATGGAACTGCGGCCGCTGAAGGACCTGGCACATAAGGTTTCCAGCAGCACGGTCGCCGAGGGCGTGAAAGCTTACTTGCAGCCGTACCAGAAGATGGCCATGGAGGCCGCCCCGACGCTGCCGTATGCGTCGCTGCAGAGCCTGGCCAGTGAGATCTCGGATTGGATTCTCGGTCAGCGCGGACTGAGCCGGCCGGAGGTGATCAATGCGACCGGGCAGGTACTTGGGGCCGACTTCCCCACCGGGCCGATCGCCGAAGAAATTCTCGTGCAGGCGCATGCCCGGCGGCATGATTACCGGCAAGCGACTGCCCAGGAAAACTACCGCCAGGCGATCGAGCAGCTGTTGTGCGAGATGACCGGCGCCGAAGCGGCGCTGGTCGTCAGCGATCGCCAGGCAGCCGTCTATCTGTTGGCGCAAGCACTGAGCGGCCAGAAGACGCTCGTACCGCGTTCGCAAATGTCGGCGACGTTCGACCGGATCGCCGTGCCGAAGCTGCTGGAAGAAGCCGGCGTGCAGGAAGTAGGATCGAGTAATGCGATCGACCTGGCTTCGCTGGCAGGCGAGATCGAATCGAGCGCCGAGAATCTGCTGTGGCTCGACAAGACGAACTTCTCAGTCAGCGGCGCGAACGTCGTTCCGCCGACGCTCGAAGCAATCGGCGCGTTGAAAACATCAGGCGTGTCGCTGTGGGCCATGCTGGGGGTGGCTGGGCTGTTGCCCGATGAAATCCATGAAGACCTAGGTCTCTGCAGCGGGAAGCAGGCGCTGGAAGCTGGGGCTGATGCTGCACTTGTCGGCGCGGGCTTTCTGCTGGGAGGCCCTGGCTGCGCGATCGTGTTGGGGAAAGCGGAGTGCGTGTCGAAGTTGTCCAAGCTGCCGATTGCCCAGTACTTACAGGCACCGCCAGCGAGTCTGGCGGAGTTGGAAGTGGCGCTGCGGATTCATCAGTCCGGCCAGCGCGTTGACGATCGCATCCCGGTGATGTCGCTTCTGTCGACGTCGGAAGAGAACTTGGATCTTCGCGCGACGCGGCTGGCCGATCAGCTCGCAGTTTCGCCCTGGATTGCCGAAGCGGTGACGGGTTCGGCCGAGACGTTCGTCCTGCCAGGAGGCATCAAGTTGCCCAGCCGACACGTAACGCTCAAAGCCGCGCCGGACGCCGCCGATACGCTGCAAACTCAGCTGCAAGGTTTTCCTGCGGTGGCATGTTGGAGCCAGAATGCCGAGGAAGTCGTACTCGATTTGCGGACGTTATTCCCCCGTAATGATGCCCAGTTGGTGAGCAAGCTGGTGCCAGAAAATAATACCATCGAGGGGGGCGATAGGGGAAATGCCGAAAAATAG
- the guaA gene encoding glutamine-hydrolyzing GMP synthase: protein MPDTASVGSPGTNDIYSERVLVLDFGSQYAQLIARRVREQHVYCEIVRHDITAERIRELAPKGIILSGGPSSVYEPDAPKCDPGIFDLDIPILGICYGMQLMCDRFGGKVRNASAREYGHAHIKINDAKDLLSGLPDETDVWMSHGDQVEQISGLFRPLASTRTCPVAAMRHVEHKQYGIQFHPEVTHTPLGSQILRNFVITICGCEGTWKLGDFARETIARIREEVGDARVICGLSGGVDSSVVAALLYRAIGDQLSCILVDNGLLRKDEEGAVISEFSSHFKTDLHVVSAKERFLNKLAGVSDPQEKRRIIGYEFIECFKEEATKIKDAKFLAQGTLYPDVIESGAAQDGPAAVIKLHHNVGGLPKELGFDLVEPLRDLFKDEVRKLGIELGLPEDIVWRHPFPGPGLAVRCLGEVTEEKLAVLREADAIVVNEIKSANLYRSTSQCFAVLLPVQSVGVMGDARTYDNAVCVRCVDTDDFMTATWSDLPYEVLARISTRIINEVKGVNRVCYDISTKPPATIEWE, encoded by the coding sequence ATGCCTGATACCGCCTCCGTCGGTTCCCCTGGGACAAACGACATCTACTCGGAACGCGTGCTGGTGCTCGACTTTGGGTCGCAGTATGCCCAGTTGATCGCTCGCCGCGTGCGGGAACAGCACGTTTACTGCGAAATCGTGCGGCACGACATTACCGCCGAGCGGATCCGGGAACTGGCCCCCAAGGGAATCATTCTTTCAGGCGGGCCTTCCAGCGTGTACGAGCCGGATGCTCCGAAGTGCGACCCAGGCATCTTTGACCTCGACATTCCGATCCTGGGCATCTGCTACGGCATGCAGTTGATGTGCGATCGGTTTGGCGGCAAGGTGCGTAACGCCTCGGCCCGCGAATACGGCCATGCCCACATCAAAATCAACGACGCCAAAGACCTGCTGTCCGGCCTGCCGGACGAAACCGACGTGTGGATGAGCCATGGCGACCAGGTCGAGCAGATCAGCGGCCTGTTCCGCCCGTTGGCTTCGACCCGCACCTGCCCCGTGGCGGCGATGCGTCATGTCGAGCACAAGCAGTACGGCATCCAGTTCCATCCGGAAGTCACGCACACGCCGCTGGGCAGCCAGATCCTGCGGAACTTCGTGATCACCATTTGCGGCTGCGAGGGAACCTGGAAACTGGGTGACTTTGCCCGCGAAACGATCGCCCGGATTCGCGAAGAAGTGGGGGATGCCCGCGTCATTTGCGGCCTTTCAGGCGGGGTCGATTCGTCGGTGGTGGCCGCCCTGCTTTACCGAGCGATTGGCGATCAACTGTCCTGCATCCTGGTCGATAACGGCCTTTTGCGGAAAGACGAGGAAGGTGCGGTGATCTCCGAGTTTTCCTCGCACTTCAAGACCGACCTGCACGTGGTCAGCGCGAAGGAGCGTTTCCTGAACAAGCTGGCAGGCGTCTCCGATCCGCAGGAAAAACGCCGCATCATCGGCTATGAATTCATTGAGTGTTTCAAGGAGGAAGCGACCAAGATCAAAGACGCCAAGTTCCTCGCTCAAGGGACGCTGTATCCGGACGTGATCGAAAGTGGTGCAGCTCAAGACGGGCCGGCCGCGGTGATCAAACTGCACCACAACGTCGGCGGTCTGCCGAAGGAACTGGGCTTCGACCTGGTCGAGCCGCTACGCGACCTGTTCAAGGACGAAGTCCGCAAGCTGGGCATCGAACTGGGGCTGCCGGAAGATATCGTCTGGCGGCATCCCTTCCCTGGTCCAGGCCTGGCTGTGCGTTGCCTGGGCGAGGTGACCGAGGAAAAATTGGCCGTGCTGCGAGAAGCCGACGCGATTGTGGTGAACGAGATCAAGTCGGCCAACCTGTACCGGTCGACCTCGCAGTGCTTCGCCGTGCTGCTGCCGGTGCAAAGCGTGGGCGTGATGGGCGATGCCCGCACGTACGACAACGCCGTGTGCGTCCGCTGCGTCGATACGGACGACTTCATGACGGCGACCTGGAGCGACCTGCCGTACGAGGTGCTGGCACGGATCTCGACGCGCATCATCAACGAGGTCAAAGGGGTCAATCGCGTGTGCTACGACATTAGCACCAAACCCCCGGCTACGATCGAGTGGGAATAG
- the proC gene encoding pyrroline-5-carboxylate reductase, giving the protein MSTNSPRIGFLGAGQMALAMAHGFVARGGVPAANILAADPFEQARTRFAKEISGAKTTASNQEVIDQSDVVILAVKPQMMADAAKSLTKVPGSCLLISIAAGISLDKLNSLFSTKRIIRVMPNTPCLVGLSACAFSANEGISDEDVTLTKTLLEATGIAVQVPEKQLDAVTGLSGSGPAFVYMMIEAMSDAGVRQGLPRAVALQLAAQTVKGAAEMVLATGQHPAALKDNVTSPGGTTIAGVHELEKKGFRGAVIDAISAAAERSKELGQD; this is encoded by the coding sequence ATGTCAACGAATTCACCCCGCATCGGTTTTTTGGGTGCCGGGCAAATGGCACTGGCAATGGCGCATGGGTTTGTCGCTCGTGGTGGCGTACCCGCGGCGAACATCCTGGCCGCCGATCCCTTCGAGCAAGCTCGAACTCGTTTCGCGAAAGAGATTTCCGGCGCGAAGACCACGGCGTCCAACCAGGAGGTGATCGACCAGAGCGACGTCGTCATCCTTGCGGTCAAACCGCAGATGATGGCCGACGCGGCCAAGTCGCTGACGAAAGTCCCTGGTAGCTGCCTGTTGATCTCGATTGCGGCCGGCATTTCGCTAGACAAGCTAAACTCGCTATTTTCCACCAAGCGGATCATTCGCGTGATGCCCAACACGCCGTGCCTGGTGGGGCTTTCGGCTTGCGCCTTTTCCGCAAACGAAGGGATCTCGGACGAAGACGTCACGCTCACCAAAACGCTGCTGGAAGCCACCGGCATTGCGGTTCAGGTCCCCGAAAAGCAACTGGACGCGGTGACCGGGCTCTCAGGCAGCGGCCCGGCGTTTGTGTACATGATGATCGAAGCGATGAGCGACGCCGGCGTCCGGCAGGGCTTGCCGCGAGCGGTGGCGCTACAGTTGGCAGCCCAAACCGTAAAGGGTGCCGCCGAAATGGTTTTGGCGACCGGGCAGCATCCCGCGGCGCTGAAAGACAACGTGACCAGCCCCGGCGGGACAACAATCGCAGGCGTGCATGAGCTCGAGAAAAAGGGCTTCCGGGGGGCAGTTATCGACGCGATTTCGGCCGCGGCAGAGCGTTCTAAAGAATTAGGGCAGGATTGA
- a CDS encoding DUF1559 family PulG-like putative transporter: MSPATALVVSRPSRRGFTLVELLVVIAIIGVLIALLLPAVQQAREAARRMQCTSNLKQLGLAVHNFHDTYDKMVPLAIAKEGHSAFSLLLPYLEQDNLYNQLNTMGQPDRDVSLTALTSDGAKGLSVFMCPSRSAREMSGNGGNHYEGTGFAAYDYGILTYHGGNTGWDEWNLHNDASQSNQRQALRMAKTNFSHVPNLDTETVTTWSGRDSFARVTDGLSNTALFAEKHVPAEKLGACCTPENGERDGVIFNFGSWGRAHGVLLPVRGRGFAKGPQDVIYNLHNAGEPQLGSWHSGNVVNMLMADGAVQTIAPTLSQVVLERLVICNDGEVNSIP; the protein is encoded by the coding sequence ATGTCTCCAGCTACCGCTCTCGTCGTATCTCGCCCATCGCGGCGTGGTTTTACCCTGGTCGAACTCTTGGTGGTGATTGCCATCATTGGGGTGCTGATCGCGTTGCTCTTGCCGGCGGTGCAGCAAGCTCGTGAAGCAGCTCGCCGGATGCAGTGCACCAGCAACTTGAAGCAGCTCGGGCTGGCCGTACACAACTTCCACGACACCTATGACAAGATGGTCCCCCTGGCCATTGCCAAGGAAGGACACTCGGCTTTCTCGCTGCTGCTTCCTTACCTGGAGCAAGACAACCTCTACAACCAGCTAAACACCATGGGCCAGCCTGACCGCGACGTGAGCCTGACCGCGCTCACTTCCGATGGTGCCAAGGGGTTGAGCGTCTTTATGTGCCCTTCGCGATCGGCTCGTGAAATGAGCGGCAACGGCGGCAACCACTACGAAGGTACCGGTTTCGCGGCCTACGACTACGGCATTCTTACCTACCACGGCGGCAACACCGGTTGGGACGAGTGGAATCTGCACAACGATGCCAGCCAGTCGAACCAGCGACAAGCGCTGCGAATGGCCAAGACGAACTTCAGTCACGTTCCCAACCTCGACACCGAAACGGTTACCACCTGGAGCGGCCGCGACTCGTTCGCTCGCGTGACCGACGGTCTGAGCAACACGGCCTTGTTCGCCGAAAAGCACGTTCCGGCTGAGAAGCTGGGTGCCTGCTGCACGCCAGAAAATGGTGAACGTGACGGTGTGATCTTCAACTTCGGTAGCTGGGGACGTGCTCACGGCGTGCTGCTGCCGGTGCGTGGCCGTGGTTTCGCCAAGGGGCCGCAAGACGTGATCTACAACCTGCACAACGCCGGCGAACCGCAACTGGGCAGTTGGCACTCAGGCAACGTGGTCAACATGCTGATGGCTGACGGTGCCGTGCAGACGATCGCCCCAACGCTGAGCCAGGTCGTTCTGGAACGCCTGGTCATCTGCAACGACGGCGAAGTCAACTCGATTCCTTAG
- a CDS encoding sulfatase, with the protein MKRFSLFIALALLVVVQQTATAQQRPNFLVIQCDDLGYGDLECYGHPAIKTPNLNRLASQGVRFTSCYSAAPVCSPSRAGLVTGQTPTQVGIYDWIPGGSPMHVQASEITVAKLLKEAGYHTGLFGKWHCNGMFNSPQQPQPGDLGFEYWFATQNNASPSHEKPVNFVRNGEKVGPTSDFSCQVVAGEAGHWLEEIQDDGKPFFALVTFHEPHEPIASPDDLVKTYPDADKKGEALYYANVTNMDRAVGRLMQTIDKLGLADDTLVLFTSDNGPETLNRYPNAWRSHGSPGPLRGMKLHIYEGGIRVPGIARFPGKLEAGTESDVPVCSLDILPTFCELAGAEIPAGAKLDGTSLVGLMRGEPIERAKPLFWHYYRAFHNAKVAVRDGDWKLVALWDQGEVKPGAAYHKGDYSKIKDAKFTAFELYNLTEDIGETKDVSADHPEIVGRLKKALLEKYDEATANAPDWFAEAK; encoded by the coding sequence ATGAAACGATTTTCTCTTTTCATCGCGCTCGCGCTATTGGTCGTCGTCCAGCAAACGGCCACCGCCCAGCAGCGTCCCAACTTCCTGGTCATTCAGTGCGACGACCTCGGCTATGGCGACCTGGAGTGCTACGGCCATCCGGCCATCAAGACGCCGAACCTCAACAGGTTGGCCTCCCAAGGGGTGCGTTTCACGTCGTGCTATAGCGCGGCACCCGTTTGTTCCCCTTCGCGTGCCGGCCTGGTGACCGGGCAAACGCCGACCCAAGTTGGAATCTACGATTGGATCCCCGGCGGTTCGCCGATGCACGTCCAGGCGAGCGAAATCACCGTCGCCAAGCTGCTGAAGGAAGCGGGCTACCACACGGGCCTGTTCGGCAAGTGGCACTGCAACGGAATGTTCAATTCCCCCCAGCAGCCGCAGCCAGGGGACCTTGGGTTTGAATATTGGTTCGCCACGCAGAACAATGCGTCCCCTTCGCACGAGAAGCCTGTCAACTTCGTCCGCAACGGCGAGAAGGTAGGTCCGACGAGTGACTTTTCGTGCCAGGTGGTTGCCGGCGAGGCTGGCCACTGGCTCGAAGAAATTCAAGACGACGGTAAGCCCTTCTTCGCGCTGGTGACGTTTCACGAACCGCACGAGCCGATCGCCTCGCCGGACGATCTGGTAAAGACCTACCCCGATGCCGACAAAAAGGGGGAAGCCCTTTACTATGCCAACGTCACCAACATGGATCGTGCCGTCGGCCGCTTGATGCAGACGATCGACAAGCTGGGCCTGGCCGACGACACGCTTGTGCTGTTCACCAGCGACAACGGCCCCGAGACGCTCAACCGTTATCCTAACGCCTGGCGTTCGCATGGCTCGCCGGGGCCGTTGCGGGGGATGAAGCTGCACATCTACGAAGGCGGGATTCGTGTACCAGGCATTGCCCGCTTTCCTGGTAAGCTCGAAGCGGGTACCGAGTCGGACGTGCCGGTCTGTTCGCTTGATATCCTGCCCACGTTCTGCGAACTCGCAGGAGCCGAGATTCCGGCCGGTGCCAAGCTCGATGGAACCAGCCTGGTCGGCCTGATGCGCGGCGAGCCCATCGAACGAGCCAAACCGCTGTTCTGGCACTACTATCGCGCCTTCCACAATGCCAAGGTGGCGGTCCGCGACGGCGACTGGAAGCTGGTCGCCCTATGGGACCAAGGGGAAGTCAAGCCAGGAGCCGCCTATCACAAGGGGGACTACTCGAAGATCAAAGACGCGAAGTTTACCGCGTTCGAGTTGTATAACCTGACCGAAGACATCGGTGAGACGAAAGACGTTTCGGCAGATCATCCCGAGATCGTCGGCAGGCTGAAGAAGGCCCTGCTCGAAAAGTACGACGAAGCCACTGCCAACGCTCCCGACTGGTTCGCGGAAGCGAAATAG
- the surE gene encoding 5'/3'-nucleotidase SurE, producing the protein MKILLANDDGIYAPGLAAMEKALRAIGDVTVIAPATEQSGVGHSITFLSPLVCKEIYDGDRRRGYAVEGSPADCVKLGVVELMDGRPDLIVSGINGGLNAGINVLYSGTVGAAIEGAFFGITSIAVSLEWNEHAQFDRAAEMARQIISQILEHKSNSPRLYNLNIPTPATKLPPGKAELKVVPMGVARYGEHFIKRKDPRNRDYYWATGDPPPEHGEEETDLSALEKGYLTLTPLHFDMTERAQIDEMKPWNLKVLD; encoded by the coding sequence ATGAAAATACTTCTTGCGAATGACGATGGCATTTATGCTCCGGGCTTGGCGGCCATGGAAAAGGCTTTGCGTGCCATTGGTGACGTGACGGTCATCGCGCCGGCGACCGAGCAGAGCGGGGTAGGGCACTCGATCACTTTCCTGTCGCCGCTGGTCTGCAAAGAGATCTACGACGGCGATAGGCGGCGCGGGTATGCCGTGGAAGGGAGCCCGGCCGACTGCGTGAAGTTGGGGGTCGTCGAGTTGATGGACGGGCGGCCGGATCTGATTGTCAGCGGGATCAACGGCGGGCTGAACGCGGGGATCAACGTCCTGTACTCCGGCACCGTGGGCGCGGCCATTGAAGGAGCCTTCTTCGGCATCACCAGCATTGCCGTTTCCCTGGAATGGAACGAGCATGCCCAGTTCGACCGGGCAGCGGAGATGGCTCGCCAGATCATCAGCCAGATTCTCGAGCACAAGTCGAACTCCCCCAGGCTGTACAACCTGAACATTCCCACCCCCGCCACGAAGCTACCTCCCGGCAAGGCGGAACTAAAGGTCGTGCCGATGGGAGTGGCCCGCTACGGCGAGCACTTCATCAAGCGAAAAGACCCGCGAAACCGGGACTATTACTGGGCTACCGGCGATCCACCGCCGGAACACGGCGAGGAAGAAACCGATCTCTCGGCGCTCGAGAAAGGGTATCTGACCCTCACGCCGCTGCACTTCGACATGACCGAACGTGCGCAAATCGATGAAATGAAGCCTTGGAATCTGAAAGTCCTTGATTAG
- a CDS encoding DUF1559 domain-containing protein, with amino-acid sequence MSHFSFRRHAFTLVELLVVIAIIGVLIALLLPAVQQAREAARRMQCTNNLKQLGLAMHNYHDVVGSLPPAYVFTGDTSHDRIALWSWGAMLAPYFEQNSAYDRLDIRGNTAVAAVNNNAKRNIIQTPLSAVRCPSDAGPEKHNDSVAARKYRDTIADVNRHGIVSNYVVNNSSGQIRNFRGTPNSDADGAFYRNSDVGFRDLVDGTSNTILIGERSYLHPLAGNNEPQGAMFWGTSGYFDGDGKGLGSVSAGGHRKINCPENNQCRRSYTSMHPGGAQFCLGDGSVRFIAETIEHNTNANVNSTFEFLLSIADGNVPGEF; translated from the coding sequence ATGTCTCATTTCTCATTTCGAAGACATGCGTTCACGCTTGTTGAACTACTTGTCGTGATCGCGATCATCGGCGTTCTGATTGCGTTGCTCTTGCCGGCGGTTCAGCAAGCCCGGGAAGCAGCACGGCGGATGCAATGCACCAACAACCTCAAGCAGTTGGGGTTGGCAATGCACAACTATCATGACGTCGTCGGCAGTTTGCCGCCGGCGTATGTGTTTACCGGCGACACGTCGCACGACCGGATTGCCCTGTGGTCCTGGGGCGCCATGCTGGCACCTTACTTCGAGCAGAACTCTGCTTACGACCGCTTAGATATCCGAGGCAATACGGCCGTTGCTGCCGTCAACAACAATGCCAAGCGGAATATCATTCAAACTCCACTTTCCGCCGTGCGCTGCCCATCGGACGCCGGCCCCGAGAAGCACAATGACTCCGTTGCCGCGCGGAAGTATCGAGACACGATCGCGGACGTGAACCGTCACGGAATCGTGTCGAACTACGTGGTGAATAACAGCAGCGGGCAGATTCGCAATTTCCGCGGAACGCCCAACAGCGATGCCGATGGTGCGTTCTACCGAAATAGTGACGTCGGATTTCGCGACCTGGTCGATGGGACCTCGAATACAATCCTGATCGGCGAGCGCAGCTATCTGCATCCGCTGGCTGGGAATAACGAACCTCAAGGCGCCATGTTCTGGGGCACCAGTGGTTATTTCGACGGCGATGGCAAAGGGCTCGGCTCGGTTTCCGCTGGCGGCCATCGCAAAATCAATTGCCCCGAGAACAACCAGTGTCGCCGCTCCTACACCAGCATGCATCCTGGCGGAGCACAGTTCTGCCTGGGTGATGGTTCGGTCCGTTTCATTGCCGAAACGATCGAACACAATACCAACGCCAACGTGAACTCGACGTTTGAGTTCCTGCTTTCCATCGCCGATGGCAACGTTCCTGGCGAATTTTAG
- a CDS encoding GNAT family N-acetyltransferase, with amino-acid sequence MFSYHLEPNLRLELLAPRHAQEIFEVVDANREHLRPRMPWVESTQSVANVEAFIATTLQQLAGNSGFQTAIRAGQEIVGVIGMHKIDWQNKSTSLGYWLAQKAQGQGIMTKACAAYISHSFTQLGLHRVEIRCATENTKSRAIPQRLGFTIEGTIREAEAIDGRYLSHVVYGLLSSEWQKTLSQA; translated from the coding sequence ATGTTCTCGTATCACCTCGAACCCAATCTTCGGCTTGAACTCCTCGCACCGCGACACGCGCAGGAGATCTTCGAGGTCGTCGATGCCAACCGCGAGCATCTTCGCCCGAGGATGCCGTGGGTGGAATCGACCCAGTCGGTCGCCAACGTCGAAGCGTTCATTGCTACCACGCTTCAGCAACTCGCCGGCAACTCAGGCTTCCAGACGGCCATTCGCGCCGGCCAGGAAATCGTCGGCGTCATCGGCATGCACAAGATCGACTGGCAAAACAAGTCGACTTCCCTCGGCTATTGGCTGGCCCAAAAAGCCCAGGGCCAAGGGATCATGACCAAGGCCTGTGCCGCGTACATATCCCACTCGTTCACCCAGCTGGGCCTGCACCGCGTCGAGATCCGCTGCGCGACGGAAAACACCAAAAGCCGAGCCATCCCCCAGCGGCTAGGCTTCACCATCGAAGGAACCATCCGCGAAGCGGAGGCAATCGACGGGCGTTACTTGAGCCACGTTGTTTATGGGTTGTTGTCGAGCGAGTGGCAGAAGACGCTCTCGCAGGCTTGA